From a region of the Rhizophagus irregularis chromosome 3, complete sequence genome:
- a CDS encoding uncharacterized protein (SECRETED:cutsite_AES-YS; SECRETED:prob_0.5499); SECRETED:SignalP(1-22), producing MRVFTLMLVLTLTLGFLTTAESYSIPKIFKDILMYQRDWDVIGPYMEIQIPQYVVGAETFSGLKQLYGNALKTFRTGRNSGWRFKDIGLTDALKAFDPVKIEQAIFRSMDKLSSNAVYRLSDKIANALRYGVRVGGQPIVVTIEMIANEMGVAAQVEGVSSINTAIIGISEEEAVSVLAACVFAE from the exons ATGCGTGTATTTACCCTTATGCTAGTTCTCACATTAACCCTGGGTTTCTTAACCACAGCAGAATCTTATTCAATtccgaaaatttttaaagacaTTCTCATGTATCAGAGAGATTGGGATGTAATCGGCCCTTATATGGAAATACAGATTCCACAGTATGTGGTAGGTGCTGAGACATTTTCTGGCTTAAAACAATTGTACGGAAATGCCTTGAAAACTTTTAGGACAGGAAGGAACTCTGGTTGGCGGTTTAAAGACATAGGACTCACTGATGCTCTTAAAGCGTTCGATCCAGTAAAAATTGAGCAAGCCATTTTTAGAAGTATGGATAAATTATCTTCGAATGCAGTGTATAGGTTATCAGACAAAATAGCGAATGCGCTTAGATACggag TTAGAGTTGGAGGACAACCAATAG TGGTCACTATAGAAATGATAGCAAACGAGATGGGGGTAGCAGCTCAAGTTGAAG GCGTATCTTCAATCAACACAGCAATAATAGGAATTTCAGAAGAAGAAGCAGTATCAGTACTCGCAGCATGTGTATTCGCGGAATGA
- a CDS encoding uncharacterized protein (SECRETED:cutsite_AES-YA; SECRETED:prob_0.4370); SECRETED:SignalP(1-22), giving the protein MRVFTLMLVLTLTLGFLTTAESYAIPKIFKNVLMYQRQWDKIGPFMEKQIPQYVKGAETFSGLKQLYGNALKTFRTGMSYGWRFKNIGLADALRTFDIAKIEQAVFRNLDKLSTNAVYRLSDKIDNALRYGVRVGGKPVEVTIEMIAYEMGVTAQVEGVSAIDTAIIGISEEEAVSVLAAFVIAE; this is encoded by the exons ATGCGTGTCTTTACCCTTATGCTAGTTCTCACATTAACCCTGGGTTTCTTAACCACAGCAGAATCTTATGCAATtccgaaaatttttaaaaacgtTCTCATGTATCAGAGACAATGGGATAAAATCGGCCCTTTTATGGAAAAACAGATTCCACAGTATGTGAAAGGTGCTGAGACATTTTCTGGCTTAAAACAATTGTACGGAAATGCCTTGAAAACTTTTAGGACAGGAATGAGCTATGGTTGGCGGTTTAAAAACATAGGTCTCGCTGATGCTCTTAGAACGTTCGATATAGCAAAAATTGAGCAAGCCGTTTTTAGAAATTTGGATAAATTGTCTACGAATGCAGTGTATAGGTTATCAGACAAAATAGATAATGCGCTTAGATACGgag TTAGAGTTGGAGGAAAACCAGTAG AGGTTACTATAGAAATGATAGCATACGAGATGGGGGTAACAGCTCAAGTTGAAG GCGTATCTGCAATCGACACAGCAATAATAGGAATTTCAGAAGAAGAAGCAGTATCAGTACTCGCAGCATTTGTAATCGCGGAATGA